A single Paraburkholderia sp. D15 DNA region contains:
- a CDS encoding bifunctional diguanylate cyclase/phosphodiesterase, translating to MLSNSTQHLSDSGLRERFHRRSLEHQRPLSTVTMAFTVVAFLCFVGARNLVGGPASPLGYRLLCALVLALLVLAVPRAKSIWLFGVIGVVYLQVLVGGMALNVAGVDAPLLWVLPAMAVIPICAAPLWLTPTHYFTGTVLFYAAAFALLSGAPRPHDVDVVVWMWIAAIGMPTSAVFHFGFYRFRRNHFLLESQLAQLAATDPLTGLQNRRAFVKQAERRLDMNASDERISAIFLDIDSFKSLNDRFGHAVGDHALYQVAQVLMEETSADDSVSRIGGEEFAVLRRDGLSGALDLAERLRGAIAGIERPDGHLTASFGVAEHRRGESIMVLLDRADEALLRAKHSGRNRVCAERALPLEALQLLGDETAADGGARRHRWEDYYLTSHFQPLYSLSHQKQVGFEALLRGEQDDGSLVPPVVMFAPKPSSDEGALDRASHAVHLGNARKSLPGDAWLFLNILPATFIADGYADQLAKIVRSVGLEPERVILEILESHGGSVDDMSRAAALYREHGFLIAVDDFGAGQSNLDRLLRIRPDLVKLDGELIRATSPGTEQPILPKLVSLLHQAGMLVVVEGVETTEELILAVESNVDFAQGYLLGRPAAEIVPPDSVHRRIDDAFDVIAQGRAHQHAMFESEVEPYREALRQVADALRGGVAMEQAFASLSTFERCISCFILDDSGRQIGHELPGPAWSSDGASLHPVANPRDARWDHRPYFRNAVLLPGVAVASNPYLSLASGRPCIAVTLALQFPAERSVIGVELDWSALGLPWPAGE from the coding sequence ATGCTTTCCAACTCCACGCAACATCTGTCCGATTCCGGATTACGCGAGCGCTTCCATCGGCGCTCGCTCGAACATCAGCGTCCGCTTTCCACGGTGACGATGGCGTTCACCGTGGTCGCGTTCCTGTGCTTCGTCGGCGCGCGCAATCTGGTCGGCGGACCGGCGTCGCCGCTCGGCTACCGGCTTCTGTGCGCGCTCGTGCTCGCGCTGCTGGTGCTGGCGGTGCCGCGCGCGAAATCGATCTGGCTGTTCGGCGTGATCGGCGTGGTCTACCTGCAGGTGCTGGTGGGCGGCATGGCGCTGAACGTCGCGGGAGTCGATGCGCCGTTGCTGTGGGTGCTGCCGGCCATGGCGGTGATTCCGATCTGCGCGGCGCCGCTGTGGCTCACGCCCACGCATTACTTCACCGGCACCGTGCTGTTCTACGCGGCGGCCTTCGCGCTGCTGTCCGGCGCGCCGCGCCCGCACGACGTCGACGTGGTCGTGTGGATGTGGATCGCGGCGATCGGCATGCCGACCTCGGCGGTGTTCCACTTCGGTTTCTATCGTTTCCGGCGTAACCACTTCCTGCTCGAAAGCCAGCTCGCGCAACTCGCGGCGACCGATCCGCTGACCGGTCTGCAAAACCGCCGCGCGTTCGTCAAGCAGGCCGAGCGCCGGCTCGACATGAACGCATCCGACGAACGGATCAGCGCGATCTTTCTCGACATCGACAGTTTCAAGTCGTTGAACGACCGCTTCGGTCACGCGGTCGGCGACCACGCGCTGTACCAGGTCGCGCAGGTGCTGATGGAAGAGACCTCGGCGGACGACAGCGTGAGCCGGATCGGCGGCGAGGAGTTCGCGGTGCTGCGGCGCGACGGTCTGAGCGGCGCGCTGGATCTGGCCGAGCGGCTGCGCGGCGCGATCGCCGGTATCGAGCGGCCGGACGGTCATCTGACCGCGAGCTTCGGCGTGGCCGAGCACCGGCGCGGCGAAAGCATCATGGTGTTGCTCGATCGCGCCGACGAGGCGCTGCTGCGCGCCAAGCACTCGGGCCGCAACCGCGTCTGCGCCGAACGCGCGCTGCCGCTCGAAGCGCTGCAGCTACTCGGCGACGAGACCGCGGCGGATGGCGGCGCGCGCCGGCATCGCTGGGAAGACTATTACCTGACTTCGCATTTCCAGCCGCTCTACAGTCTGTCGCATCAGAAGCAGGTCGGTTTCGAGGCGCTGCTGCGCGGCGAGCAGGACGACGGCTCGCTGGTGCCGCCGGTCGTGATGTTCGCGCCGAAGCCTTCCAGCGACGAAGGCGCGCTCGACCGCGCGAGTCATGCGGTGCATCTGGGCAATGCGCGCAAGTCGCTGCCCGGCGACGCGTGGCTGTTCCTCAACATTCTGCCGGCCACCTTCATCGCGGACGGCTACGCGGACCAGCTCGCGAAGATCGTGCGCTCGGTCGGGCTGGAGCCCGAGCGCGTGATTCTGGAGATTCTCGAATCGCACGGCGGCAGCGTCGACGACATGTCGCGGGCGGCGGCGCTGTATCGCGAGCACGGCTTCCTGATCGCCGTCGACGATTTCGGCGCGGGGCAGTCGAATCTCGACCGCCTGCTGCGCATCCGTCCGGACCTCGTCAAGCTCGACGGCGAACTGATTCGCGCGACCAGTCCCGGCACCGAGCAGCCGATCCTGCCTAAGCTCGTGTCGCTGCTGCATCAGGCAGGGATGCTGGTGGTGGTCGAAGGAGTCGAGACGACCGAGGAACTGATTCTCGCGGTGGAATCGAACGTGGATTTCGCGCAGGGTTATCTGCTCGGCCGCCCGGCGGCGGAGATCGTGCCGCCGGACTCGGTGCACCGGCGCATCGACGACGCGTTCGACGTGATCGCGCAAGGCCGCGCGCATCAGCATGCGATGTTCGAGTCCGAGGTCGAGCCGTATCGCGAGGCGCTGCGGCAGGTCGCGGATGCGCTGCGCGGCGGTGTCGCGATGGAGCAGGCGTTCGCGTCGCTGTCGACTTTCGAGCGCTGCATCAGCTGCTTCATTCTCGACGATTCGGGACGGCAGATCGGCCATGAGTTGCCGGGGCCGGCGTGGAGCAGCGACGGCGCGTCGCTGCATCCGGTCGCGAATCCGCGCGACGCGCGCTGGGACCATCGGCCGTATTTCCGTAATGCGGTGCTGCTGCCGGGTGTCGCGGTGGCGAGCAATCCTTATCTGTCGCTCGCGAGCGGCCGGCCGTGCATCGCGGTGACGCTGGCGTTGCAGTTCCCGGCGGAGCGCTCGGTGATCGGCGTCGAGCTGGACTGGTCGGCGCTGGGCTTGCCGTGGCCGGCGGGGGAGTGA
- the bcsQ gene encoding cellulose biosynthesis protein BcsQ, whose translation MKVIAVVSAKGGVGKTTLAANLASVLAAGGRRVIAIDLDPQNALRLHFGVPLDSIDGLSRATLTGDAWQSVLFDGVDGVTVLPYGAVLEEDRRRFEAHIDQDPRWLAQALQNLRLDASDVVVIDTPPGSSAYVRAALSTATFALNVVLADAASYAAIPLMERLIDTYAAPRAEFGGEGYVVNQIDQSRQLTKDVLKVLRQMLGEKLFPGVIHLDEGVSEALACDTTLIHYDPLSQAAADFRACGTWLMAAVDAIAVSPRNVA comes from the coding sequence ATGAAAGTCATCGCGGTGGTGTCCGCCAAAGGCGGGGTTGGCAAGACCACCCTCGCCGCCAATCTCGCTTCCGTGCTGGCCGCCGGCGGCCGCCGCGTGATCGCGATCGACCTCGATCCGCAGAACGCGCTGCGTCTGCACTTCGGCGTGCCGCTCGACAGCATCGACGGTCTGTCGCGCGCCACGCTGACCGGCGACGCGTGGCAGTCGGTGCTGTTCGACGGCGTCGACGGCGTGACCGTGTTGCCCTATGGCGCGGTGCTGGAAGAAGACCGCCGTCGTTTCGAGGCGCACATCGACCAGGACCCGCGCTGGCTCGCGCAGGCCTTGCAGAACCTGCGGCTCGACGCGTCGGACGTGGTCGTCATCGACACGCCGCCGGGTTCGTCCGCCTACGTGCGCGCCGCGCTGAGCACGGCGACCTTCGCGCTGAACGTGGTGCTCGCCGACGCCGCCTCGTACGCGGCGATTCCGCTGATGGAGCGGCTGATCGACACCTACGCCGCGCCGCGCGCGGAGTTCGGCGGCGAAGGCTACGTGGTCAACCAGATCGACCAGTCGCGCCAGTTGACCAAGGACGTGCTGAAGGTCTTGCGCCAGATGCTCGGCGAGAAGCTGTTCCCCGGCGTGATCCATCTGGACGAAGGCGTAAGCGAAGCGCTCGCCTGCGACACCACGCTGATTCACTACGATCCACTCAGCCAGGCCGCCGCCGATTTCCGCGCGTGCGGCACCTGGCTGATGGCGGCGGTCGATGCGATCGCCGTCTCGCCGAGGAACGTCGCATGA
- the bcsP gene encoding cellulose biosynthesis protein BcsP → MSSSSDIEKLFDHFGGDANAYQEIGRENEARSARTRWPLLVTLDLSQPAIPAIGQQRAARPQAPVAATQADDASGVAASADTTPKDAASVTRAKAPLFTRSHRRDIPPVVTPVAQPATPRGASRFGDFDALDTLAKIDAVTQGMPAAARGDAAAAQSANQSATQPAAPAAAHNAASSQQAAAPIAPQPVQATPPAIPPVQQAGPVASVAPIAPIAPVTPVAPAAPVASIAQPAAPASASAFAALARAPASAVPPAVRVPFHAAAAQPAPPAQPAAQPWTQPQTSSTTPSWLQARAQTPSPAPAPAAPAAPASILGKLFATQSTASRQPAPAASTGSAPLQSVFDRLRGTPAQPVAAPAGAPRAAALAPSNSWLVNGPRRS, encoded by the coding sequence ATGAGTTCATCCAGCGACATCGAAAAACTCTTCGATCATTTCGGCGGCGACGCCAATGCGTACCAGGAAATCGGCCGCGAGAACGAGGCGCGTTCGGCGCGCACCCGCTGGCCGCTGCTGGTGACGCTGGATCTGAGTCAGCCGGCCATTCCCGCGATCGGGCAGCAGCGCGCGGCACGGCCGCAGGCACCGGTCGCTGCAACCCAGGCGGACGATGCGTCGGGCGTCGCTGCGTCCGCCGATACGACGCCCAAGGATGCCGCTTCGGTGACGCGCGCGAAGGCGCCGTTGTTCACGCGCTCGCACCGGCGCGATATTCCGCCGGTGGTGACGCCGGTCGCGCAGCCGGCGACGCCGCGCGGCGCATCGCGTTTCGGCGACTTCGACGCGCTCGATACGCTCGCGAAAATCGACGCGGTGACGCAAGGGATGCCGGCAGCAGCAAGGGGCGACGCGGCGGCGGCTCAATCGGCAAATCAGTCGGCCACTCAACCGGCCGCGCCGGCAGCCGCGCACAACGCAGCATCTTCGCAGCAAGCTGCGGCGCCGATTGCACCGCAACCCGTTCAGGCCACGCCGCCAGCGATTCCTCCGGTGCAACAGGCTGGGCCTGTTGCATCTGTTGCGCCGATTGCGCCGATCGCACCGGTCACGCCCGTTGCGCCAGCCGCGCCCGTTGCCTCGATCGCGCAGCCCGCCGCGCCAGCGTCCGCGTCCGCGTTTGCCGCGCTGGCCCGCGCCCCGGCTAGCGCCGTGCCGCCCGCCGTGCGCGTTCCATTCCACGCAGCGGCCGCGCAACCCGCCCCCCCGGCGCAACCCGCCGCGCAACCGTGGACGCAGCCGCAAACTTCATCCACGACGCCATCATGGCTGCAGGCGCGCGCGCAAACGCCATCGCCGGCACCCGCGCCCGCGGCGCCCGCCGCGCCGGCCTCGATTCTCGGCAAACTGTTCGCCACGCAATCCACGGCGTCACGGCAACCGGCTCCCGCCGCCTCCACCGGTTCGGCGCCGTTGCAATCGGTGTTCGACCGTCTGCGCGGCACGCCCGCCCAGCCGGTTGCCGCGCCGGCCGGCGCTCCGCGCGCCGCCGCGCTCGCCCCCTCCAACTCGTGGCTGGTCAACGGCCCTCGTCGCTCATGA
- the bcsD gene encoding cellulose biosynthesis protein BcsD, with protein sequence MVPILDYLLERQISPQWRGMLNALATEFEAQIGGAELRQLMHRVGTRFAAAHPLPACGSTAELERTLNLAWHEMDWGYVELADEAESLRIVHYCSPLLAFGGSALTWTPAFLEGVYQTWLSALGAQGLSVAQTSGYGEDTAIEFRLGRHPV encoded by the coding sequence ATGGTCCCCATTCTCGATTACCTGCTGGAACGTCAAATTTCGCCACAATGGCGCGGCATGCTGAACGCCCTGGCGACCGAATTCGAAGCACAGATCGGCGGCGCCGAATTGCGGCAATTGATGCATCGCGTCGGTACCCGTTTCGCGGCTGCGCATCCGCTGCCCGCCTGCGGCTCGACTGCCGAACTCGAACGCACGTTGAATCTGGCCTGGCACGAGATGGATTGGGGTTACGTCGAACTGGCGGACGAAGCCGAGTCGTTGCGGATCGTCCACTATTGCTCGCCGCTGCTGGCATTCGGCGGCTCCGCTCTGACGTGGACGCCGGCCTTTCTCGAAGGCGTGTATCAGACGTGGTTGAGCGCGCTCGGTGCGCAAGGTTTGTCGGTCGCGCAAACGAGCGGCTATGGCGAGGACACCGCGATCGAATTTCGTCTCGGGCGTCATCCGGTCTGA
- the bcsA gene encoding UDP-forming cellulose synthase catalytic subunit, protein MSTAPSQDLEGAENSRLEHFVDARFWNSRIVTGLVTLFALVMLYFVFTVPLAFYEQLTFATCCFITALLFRRLPGRYATMVMIMLSVVTSGRYMYWRLTATTYWEHPLDAAWGLLLVSAEVYSTLVLMLGYFQTAWPLKRKPMPLPASRDQWPTVDVFIPTYNEPLSVVKPTIYAALALDYPAEKIAIHVLDDGRRPEFKAFCEDVGVNWTIRTHNRHAKAGNINEALKITSGEYLAIFDCDHIPTRSFLQIGLGWFLRDKLLSMLQTPHHFFSADPFERNLGTFRKVPNEGELFYGLVQDGNDLWNATFFCGSCALLRRNMVEEIGGIAVETVTEDAHTALKLHRLGYTTAYLAIPQAAGLATESLSGHIGQRIRWARGMTQIFRIDNPLAGKGLKIGQRLCYLNAMMHFFYGIPRLVFLTAPLSYLFFGAHVIEAAASTIAIYALPHMMHASITNSRMQRSFRHSFWAEVYESVLASYITAPTLLALINPKLGKFNVTAKGGQIEKNYFDWAISRPYLFLLLLNLIGFCVGIVHIYFNWHLRSVVQTTVLNLGWTTYNMLILGASVAAASERRQIRAVHRVAMQMPVMLKFSTGRTLACETIDYSEGGVGVALPAAIQVPMHERVTVSLFRGDEEYAFPATVGFTAPGRVGLRFSQLTREQEYEFVKTTFARADAWTGWAEGRQQDTPLRGLSHVLSVGARGILGLFEHLYADLRSSMKSRPVDVKKLKTKD, encoded by the coding sequence ATGAGCACGGCACCGTCGCAGGACCTCGAAGGCGCTGAAAACTCGCGGCTCGAACATTTCGTCGACGCGCGCTTCTGGAACAGCCGCATCGTCACCGGCCTGGTCACGCTGTTCGCGCTGGTCATGCTGTACTTCGTGTTCACGGTGCCGCTCGCGTTCTACGAGCAACTGACCTTCGCGACCTGCTGTTTCATCACCGCGCTGCTGTTCCGCCGCCTGCCGGGCCGTTACGCGACGATGGTGATGATCATGCTGTCGGTGGTCACCTCGGGCCGCTACATGTACTGGCGGCTGACCGCGACCACCTACTGGGAACATCCGCTCGACGCCGCCTGGGGTCTGCTGCTGGTGTCCGCCGAAGTCTATTCGACGCTCGTGCTGATGCTCGGCTACTTCCAGACCGCGTGGCCGCTCAAGCGCAAGCCGATGCCGCTGCCCGCCTCGCGCGACCAGTGGCCGACCGTCGACGTGTTCATTCCGACCTATAACGAGCCGCTGTCGGTGGTGAAGCCGACCATCTACGCGGCGCTCGCGCTGGACTACCCCGCCGAGAAGATCGCGATCCACGTGCTCGACGACGGCCGCCGTCCCGAGTTCAAGGCGTTCTGCGAGGACGTCGGCGTCAACTGGACGATCCGCACGCACAACCGCCACGCGAAGGCCGGCAACATCAACGAAGCGTTGAAGATCACCAGCGGCGAATACCTCGCGATCTTCGACTGCGATCACATTCCGACCCGCTCGTTCCTGCAGATCGGCCTCGGCTGGTTCCTGCGCGACAAGCTGCTGTCGATGCTGCAGACGCCGCACCATTTCTTCTCCGCCGACCCGTTCGAACGCAATCTCGGCACCTTCCGCAAGGTGCCGAACGAAGGCGAACTGTTCTACGGCCTCGTGCAGGACGGCAACGACTTGTGGAACGCGACCTTCTTCTGCGGTTCGTGCGCGCTGCTGCGCCGGAATATGGTGGAAGAGATCGGCGGCATCGCGGTCGAAACCGTCACCGAAGACGCGCATACCGCGCTGAAGCTGCACCGTCTCGGCTACACCACCGCCTATCTGGCGATTCCGCAGGCGGCCGGGCTCGCGACCGAATCGCTGTCGGGCCACATCGGCCAGCGGATTCGCTGGGCGCGCGGCATGACGCAGATCTTCCGGATCGACAATCCGCTCGCCGGCAAGGGCCTGAAAATCGGTCAGCGCTTGTGCTATCTGAACGCGATGATGCACTTCTTCTACGGCATCCCGCGTCTGGTGTTCCTGACCGCGCCGCTGTCGTATCTGTTCTTCGGCGCGCACGTGATCGAAGCCGCCGCCAGCACGATCGCGATCTACGCGCTGCCGCACATGATGCACGCGAGCATCACCAACTCGCGGATGCAGCGCTCGTTCCGCCATTCGTTCTGGGCCGAGGTCTACGAATCGGTGCTGGCCTCGTACATCACCGCGCCGACCCTGCTCGCGCTGATCAACCCCAAGCTCGGCAAGTTCAACGTGACGGCCAAGGGCGGTCAGATCGAGAAGAACTATTTCGACTGGGCGATCTCGCGGCCGTATCTGTTCCTGCTGCTGCTGAACCTGATCGGCTTCTGCGTGGGCATCGTCCATATCTATTTCAACTGGCATCTGCGCAGCGTGGTGCAGACCACCGTGCTGAACCTCGGCTGGACCACCTACAACATGCTGATTCTCGGCGCGAGCGTGGCCGCCGCGAGCGAGCGCCGGCAGATTCGCGCGGTGCACCGCGTGGCGATGCAGATGCCGGTGATGCTGAAGTTCTCGACCGGCCGCACGCTCGCCTGCGAAACCATCGACTACTCCGAAGGCGGCGTCGGCGTCGCGCTGCCCGCCGCGATCCAGGTGCCGATGCACGAACGCGTGACCGTCTCGCTGTTTCGCGGCGACGAGGAATACGCGTTCCCCGCGACGGTCGGTTTCACCGCGCCGGGCCGCGTCGGTTTGCGCTTTTCGCAGTTGACGCGCGAGCAGGAGTACGAATTCGTGAAGACCACCTTCGCCCGCGCCGATGCATGGACCGGCTGGGCCGAGGGGCGTCAGCAGGACACGCCGCTGCGCGGCCTGTCGCATGTGCTGTCGGTCGGCGCGCGCGGCATTCTGGGTCTGTTCGAGCATCTTTACGCCGACCTTCGCAGTTCGATGAAAAGCCGTCCTGTGGACGTCAAGAAGCTAAAAACCAAAGACTGA
- a CDS encoding GGDEF domain-containing protein: MLNPLSILLVTVLSSAMAMAVLGSLWRVAIPGVGHWIVANALAIVALLAFSLQGIGPRWLTFIASNTLLAASLWLVVVGCRHFLGRPPRAWLGYSGVAAVCVGMIYWTFAVPDFAARVVVASAFHAALYAVLAATILRYRPKDRPRYNYYFVAIASVLLCAGHSFRGLLYGLGHLSQNSLMQVTPSNIIFLALGVLAAPCLSIGVVMLAHDRLAERLERLANVDDLTGVLARRAFITRGEALLDAARQDGTPLAAAIIDIDSFKAVNDRHGHAAGDRTLGHFAAFVAAGLREGDLFGRLGGEEFGVLCPATDAADAVEQLDRLRASLAATAAADLPGGLRYTFSVGVDEYRRGESLAQLMARADGALYAAKAAGRNRVMAAATETA; encoded by the coding sequence ATGCTCAATCCACTCAGTATCCTGCTGGTCACCGTTTTATCGAGCGCGATGGCGATGGCCGTCCTCGGCTCGCTATGGCGGGTTGCCATTCCTGGCGTCGGCCACTGGATCGTTGCCAACGCGCTCGCGATCGTCGCGCTGCTCGCGTTTTCGCTGCAAGGCATCGGGCCGCGCTGGCTGACCTTCATCGCGTCGAACACGCTGCTGGCCGCGTCGCTGTGGCTGGTGGTAGTGGGCTGCCGGCATTTTCTCGGCCGTCCGCCGCGCGCGTGGCTGGGCTATTCCGGTGTGGCCGCCGTCTGCGTGGGCATGATCTACTGGACCTTCGCCGTGCCGGATTTCGCCGCCCGCGTTGTGGTGGCGTCGGCGTTCCATGCGGCGCTCTACGCCGTGCTAGCCGCGACGATATTGCGCTATCGGCCGAAGGACCGGCCGCGCTACAACTACTACTTCGTGGCGATAGCGTCCGTTCTGCTGTGCGCCGGCCATAGTTTCCGCGGTCTGCTGTATGGCCTGGGCCATCTGTCGCAGAACAGTTTGATGCAGGTCACGCCGTCGAACATCATTTTTCTCGCGCTCGGCGTGCTGGCGGCGCCGTGTCTGTCGATCGGCGTGGTGATGCTCGCGCACGACCGGCTTGCCGAGCGGCTCGAACGGCTCGCGAACGTCGACGATCTGACCGGCGTGCTCGCGCGCCGCGCGTTCATCACGCGCGGCGAGGCGCTGCTCGACGCCGCGCGGCAGGACGGCACGCCGCTGGCGGCGGCGATCATCGACATCGATTCGTTCAAGGCCGTCAACGACCGTCATGGTCATGCGGCGGGCGACCGCACGCTCGGCCATTTCGCGGCGTTCGTCGCGGCCGGTCTGCGCGAGGGCGATCTGTTCGGGCGCCTGGGCGGCGAGGAATTCGGCGTGCTGTGTCCCGCGACCGACGCCGCCGATGCGGTCGAGCAACTGGACCGGCTGCGTGCGAGCCTGGCCGCGACCGCCGCGGCCGATCTGCCGGGCGGCTTGCGCTACACGTTCAGCGTCGGCGTGGACGAGTATCGGCGCGGCGAATCGCTCGCGCAGTTGATGGCGCGCGCGGACGGCGCGTTGTATGCGGCCAAGGCCGCGGGCCGCAATCGCGTGATGGCCGCCGCGACCGAAACGGCGTAG
- the hpaI gene encoding 4-hydroxy-2-oxoheptanedioate aldolase: protein MSLPHNAFKRAIREGQPQFGLWAALADAYVTEVLATAGFDWLLIDNEHAPNDVRSTLAQLQAVAAYPSHPVVRPVRSDSALIKQLLDIGAQTLLLPMIDTAGQAADAVAATRYPPQGIRGVGSALARASRWNRIPDYLHAAAGELCVLVQVESLQGLENLAAIAAVDGVDGVFFGPADLSASMGLLGQPGHASVRDAIRQGIDTVRRAGKAAGVLAPDPAIAADYLAAGATFVAVGTDTGLLSRAAADLAASYKNTASAAAPVKGGY, encoded by the coding sequence ATGTCCCTACCGCACAACGCCTTCAAGCGCGCGATCCGCGAAGGCCAGCCGCAATTCGGCCTGTGGGCCGCGCTCGCCGATGCCTACGTGACCGAAGTGCTCGCCACGGCCGGCTTCGACTGGCTGCTGATCGACAACGAACACGCGCCGAACGACGTGCGCAGCACGCTCGCGCAATTGCAGGCGGTGGCCGCCTATCCGTCGCATCCGGTGGTGCGGCCGGTGCGCAGCGACAGCGCGCTGATCAAGCAGTTGCTCGATATCGGCGCGCAAACGCTGCTGCTGCCGATGATCGATACCGCCGGCCAGGCCGCCGACGCGGTCGCCGCGACCCGTTATCCGCCGCAGGGAATTCGCGGGGTCGGTAGCGCGTTGGCGCGCGCGTCGCGCTGGAATCGCATTCCTGACTATCTGCATGCGGCCGCCGGTGAGTTGTGCGTGCTGGTGCAGGTGGAGAGTCTGCAAGGGCTGGAGAATCTGGCGGCGATCGCGGCGGTGGACGGTGTCGACGGCGTGTTTTTCGGGCCGGCGGATCTGAGCGCGTCGATGGGTTTGCTGGGCCAGCCTGGCCACGCCAGCGTGCGCGACGCGATCCGTCAGGGCATCGACACGGTGCGTCGCGCGGGCAAGGCGGCCGGCGTGCTGGCGCCGGACCCGGCGATCGCGGCCGACTACCTCGCCGCAGGCGCGACCTTCGTCGCAGTCGGCACGGACACCGGCTTGTTGAGCCGCGCGGCGGCGGACCTGGCCGCGTCGTACAAGAACACCGCGAGCGCGGCGGCGCCAGTCAAGGGCGGATATTAA